From Bacillota bacterium, a single genomic window includes:
- a CDS encoding cyclic lactone autoinducer peptide gives MLKTVKTNLLRFASALLLLVAATGASTLCWFHWYQPKLPGKE, from the coding sequence ATGCTCAAAACGGTCAAGACAAATCTCCTGCGGTTCGCATCAGCCTTGCTCCTGCTCGTAGCAGCGACGGGAGCAAGCACACTTTGCTGGTTCCACTGGTATCAGCCGAAATTGCCGGGAAAGGAATAA